In Bactrocera oleae isolate idBacOlea1 chromosome 3, idBacOlea1, whole genome shotgun sequence, a genomic segment contains:
- the LOC118681797 gene encoding uncharacterized protein has protein sequence MKLAEQIDDSTFCTMNDEASTRIMGTCNSSPDITIALDHLPINFSIEKPPDFISVDNRTFVNFNKANWVGFTEFTESTVNALPIPTDVIVGERQFRKVIVAATARFIPTGRVAELRPNFPAEAAVLANERDTLRHADPCDPRIRDLNLENRQMVNQHKRTKWVEHLKSCNLSTGVCKLWNTVTALSNPWRHDDRVESQFDGHASSNPKKCASYFSRQFTQHLRPTRPNDVSPGAICQKTAHHLLSSSVIKKAKSSKSIGPDGISMLMLKHLGQGPQIVDVHSSNTRCVESRKSGPTTETWETRQQRGVLSPDNSPFPSSEDT, from the coding sequence ATgaagctggcggaacagattgacgattcgacattctgcacaatgaatgacgaagcctccaccagaattatgggcacctgtaatagctcgcccgaTATTACCATCGCATTAGACCACCTGCCCATAAatttctcgatcgagaaacctcctgactttatttctgtggacaaccgcacttttgttaactttaataaagctaactgggtcggcttcacagaatttactgagagtaccgtcaacgcactacccattcctacggacgtcatcgttggcgagcgtcaattccgcaaggtgatcgttgctgctaccgctcgcttcataccgaCTGGTAGagtcgcggaactccgccctaatttcccagccgaagcagctgtattagcaaacgagcgcgacaccttacgccatgccgatccctgtgatccccgaataagggatctcaatttggagaatcggcaaatggtaaaccaacataagcggacaaaatgggtggagcacctgaagtcctgtaaTCTATCCACCGGTGTGTGTAAGCTTTGGAATACTGTCACTGCCTTGTCTAATCCCTGGAGacatgacgaccgggttgaaagtcaattcgatggccatgcttCCTCgaacccgaagaagtgcgcgagctattttagccggcagtttacacagcaccttcgaccgacaaggccaaacgatgtgtcaCCTGGCGCAatatgccaaaagactgcgcaccacttactttcatcgagtgtcatcaaaaaggcgaaatcgtctaaatccatcggccctgacggaataagcatgctgatgctaaaacatctaggccaAGGTCCTCAAATTGTTgatgtccactcttcaaatacccgatgtgtggaaagtcggaagagtggtcccactactgaaacctgggaaacccgccaacaaaggggagtcttatcgcccgataactctcctttccccagtagtgaagacacttga